Proteins encoded together in one Festucalex cinctus isolate MCC-2025b chromosome 8, RoL_Fcin_1.0, whole genome shotgun sequence window:
- the LOC144023762 gene encoding RNA-binding protein 12-like isoform X1 has protein sequence MAVVIRLQGLPIVAGTMDIRHFFSGLTIPDGGVHIVGGEHGEAFIVFATDEDARLGMMRTGGSIKGSKVSLLLSSKTEMQNMIELSRRRFEGGTGAAETAAPTVAHRQTPVAAIPTIQSASVGRSGSHGNPTFTNTPVVVTASSSQATPIHKAAASLASMVPNFPHGYNAATVMTTALTSLNAGPPLIAPMPNMTSMPNMTSMPNMPTMPTLATVPPPVSSLPPLPTVSQLSHVPPVPPMSHLSHMSSLPPFNPTMPPPGGLSTGLPLSTPNPMLFNPLTPLASLGLQAHMKAAAAATAPPIGVSSPDELYVLLQNLSFTCSEMEIRVFFRGLGVDGVRLLRDGQGVPTGRAMVKFFLPQECFEAVKRGGGMMGQRFIEVTPGSERQWASISNSTMGLTSQNSAKPNSFSQDQHQRHSQAGDVGRDQRGRSRSPHRQELCVYLKGLPYEADKKQIKEFFKNLSVVEETMFIAYGPNGRATGEGFLEFKTEQDYKTALGSHMQYMGSRFIQVHPISHKGMLEKIDAIRKRDATNDGKNQDGLKTPRNCAHITNIPYNISKKDVRAFLEGIGLYEDTVKVLTDNHGNGLGQAVFQLQTEEDARKTERLHRQKLNGRDAFVHLVTFEQMKEIERNPPPQNKRGQRNQHQNQHNQKQSQHLQSQAVPQQPQMNPFTGIGGEEFNFLRGTMGNLNSSTFVTPFSPPGNGVAGPPPIPPLAVGLGEVNLSVAPPLIPGLPGAPLLEPPGFRPGAAGGPTFSQEGLRGLVPFDNSNRKPSGGGGGGGVQNRGGPLASNNNQGRQGGPPPGGPPGFTPGTEGLLATPGPPNNSNSQRNSAPSAAAPTIVKLQNMPFTVTADELMDFFYGYEVLPGSICFQFNDKGLPTGEAMVAFQNPDEAAAAVMDLNDRPIGARKVKISLG, from the coding sequence ATGGCGGTAGTCATCAGACTGCAAGGTCTGCCCATAGTGGCCGGCACCATGGACATCAGACACTTCTTCTCTGGCCTCACCATCCCTGATGGGGGCGTGCACATCGTGGGTGGCGAGCATGGCGAGGCCTTCATTGTCTTTGCCACCGACGAGGACGCTCGGCTGGGGATGATGCGCACAGGTGGGTCCATTAAGGGCTCCAAAGTGTCGTTGTTGCTCAGCAGCAAGACGGAAATGCAGAACATGATTGAGTTGAGCAGGCGGAGGTTTGAGGGCGGCACAGGTGCGGCTGAGACCGCCGCACCCACGGTGGCTCATCGCCAAACGCCTGTGGCAGCCATACCCACGATACAGTCTGCCTCAGTGGGAAGAAGTGGTAGCCATGGAAACCCCACTTTCACGAATACACCTGTGGTGGTGACTGCAAGCTCTTCGCAGGCTACACCGATTCACAAGGCCGCGGCCAGCCTGGCGAGTATGGTGCCCAATTTTCCCCATGGCTACAACGCCGCCACCGTCATGACTACAGCCCTGACATCACTCAATGCAGGCCCTCCACTCATCGCACCCATGCCCAACATGACCTCCATGCCCAACATGACCTCCATGCCCAACATGCCAACAATGCCCACATTGGCCACAGTTCCTCCTCCCGTGTCGTCCTTACCCCCTCTCCCGACTGTCAGCCAGCTTTCCCATGTACCCCCTGTACCGCCAATGTCCCACCTATCACACATGTCCTCCCTGCCGCCTTTCAACCCCACCATGCCCCCACCCGGAGGACTTTCCACTGGCCTCCCTCTCAGTACCCCTAACCCGATGCTGTTCAACCCCCTCACCCCTCTTGCGTCTCTGGGCCTCCAGGCTCACATGAAGGCTGCTGCAGCAGCCACAGCCCCTCCAATCGGTGTGTCCAGCCCAGATGAGTTGTATGTCCTCTTGCAGAACCTCTCATTCACCTGTTCAGAAATGGAGATCAGGGTTTTTTTCCGGGGTCTGGGGGTGGACGGAGTGCGCTTGTTGAGAGACGGGCAAGGCGTTCCGACCGGCAGAGCCATGGTCAAATTCTTCTTGCCCCAGGAGTGCTTTGAAGCTGTGAAGCGGGGTGGTGGCATGATGGGTCAGAGGTTTATTGAGGTCACCCCAGGCTCGGAGAGGCAGTGGGCCAGCATCAGTAACAGCACGATGGGCCTGACTTCTCAAAATAGTGCAAAACCAAACAGTTTCTCACAAGACCAGCACCAACGGCATAGTCAAGCTGGCGACGTTGGTCGGGATCAGCGAGGGAGGTCAAGATCTCCACATCGTCAAGAGTTGTGCGTTTACCTGAAGGGCCTCCCTTACGAGGCTGACAAAAAACAGATCAAGGAGTTCTTCAAGAATCTGTCTGTGGTGGAAGAGACTATGTTCATCGCCTACGGCCCCAATGGGCGAGCCACAGGAGAAGGCTTTCTGGAATTTAAAACGGAGCAGGATTACAAGACTGCATTGGGTTCTCACATGCAGTACATGGGCTCTCGCTTCATCCAAGTACACCCCATCAGCCACAAGGGAATGCTGGAAAAGATTGACGCCATTCGTAAGCGTGACGCAACAAACGACGGCAAGAACCAGGATGGCCTCAAAACACCAAGGAACTGCGCACATATCACCAACATCCCTTACAATATCTCCAAGAAGGATGTCCGGGCCTTCCTTGAGGGCATCGGGCTTTACGAAGACACAGTGAAGGTTCTGACCGATAACCACGGCAATGGCTTAGGCCAGGCGGTCTTCCAGCTTCAGACTGAGGAAGACGCCCGTAAAACGGAAAGACTTCACCGCCAGAAGCTCAACGGCCGTGATGCATTTGTTCACCTGGTGACCTTTGAGCAGATGAAGGAAATTGAGAGGAACCCCCCGCCCCAAAACAAGAGAGGCCAAAGAAATCAGCACCAGAACCAGCATAACCAGAAGCAGAGCCAGCACCTTCAATCACAGGCGGTTCCCCAGCAGCCTCAGATGAATCCCTTTACAGGCATTGGCGGTGAGGAGTTTAACTTTCTAAGAGGCACTATGGGAAACCTCAACAGCTCCACATTTGTCACTCCATTCTCTCCTCCTGGAAACGGCGTAGCGGGTCCGCCTCCCATCCCCCCATTGGCAGTAGGACTTGGCGAAGTCAATCTTTCCGTTGCGCCGCCACTCATTCCGGGTCTTCCCGGAGCTCCGCTTCTGGAGCCACCGGGCTTTCGACCCGGCGCAGCTGGGGGGCCAACGTTCAGTCAGGAGGGGCTGAGAGGCTTGGTGCCCTTTGACAACAGCAACAGGAAAccaagtggaggaggaggaggaggaggtgtgcAGAACCGAGGCGGCCCTCTGGCTAGCAACAACAACCAAGGGCGTCAAGGAGGACCACCTCCTGGTGGACCTCCTGGTTTCACCCCAGGCACAGAGGGTCTCTTGGCCACCCCCGGGCCACCCAACAACTCCAACAGTCAGCGCAATTCTGCCCCCTCTGCTGCCGCCCCAACAATAGTCAAGCTCCAGAACATGCCGTTCACCGTCACCGCTGACGAGCTCATGGACTTCTTCTATGGCTACGAGGTGCTTCCCGGATCCATCTGCTTTCAGTTCAACGACAAAGGCCTGCCCACCGGTGAAGCCATGGTGGCCTTCCAGAACCCGGATGAAGCCGCCGCCGCTGTCATGGATCTAAATGACCGCCCCATTGGCGCACGCAAAGTCAAAATTAGTCTGGGTTAG
- the hgh1 gene encoding protein HGH1 homolog isoform X1, which yields MYMLNDSEAAELLSFLTPATRPDIKGHATSYILGLSANRDGCRFLRTKPDFIAALFALTSDPSIAIAKDCYHILINLSAEETLHQVLLTDIGVVPTLLKNLKDPQYPFSDQICTILSNLTRHEKTCKTLFKLLQEEIGLAHLVDMLCTEGYNPHAKLHYLAPLLSNLTQMPDARRFLMDRDRCVLQRLLPFTQSQASAVRRGGVIGVLRNCCFDYANHEWLLGNQVDILPFLLLPLAGPEELSEEEYEGLPVDLQYLPEDKKREEDPDIRKMLLETLMLLAATKDGRRTLKDKNVYVVMREFHRWEKDPKVTTACEKLVEVLIGDEPEEGMENLLEVDIPEDVQEKLKAADKEQQELQAEEERIRKQQEEEQTHTRQE from the exons ATGTAT atgTTGAATGATTCCGAGGCCGCCGAGCTGCTCTCCTTCCTGACGCCTGCGACGCGGCCTGACATCAAAGGTCACGCAACCAGCTACATCCTGGGCTTGTCGGCAAACAG aGATGGCTGCCGTTTCCTCCGCACCAAACCCGACTTCATAGCGGCTCTTTTCGCACTGACGTCCGACCCGTCCATCGCCATCGCAAAGGACTGCTACCACATCCTCATCAACCTGTCGGCCGAGGAGACTCTGCACCAG GTGCTGTTGACAGACATTGGTGTGGTCCCCACACTGCTCAAAAACCTCAAGGATCCGCAGTACCCGTTTTCAGACCAGATCTGCACCATCCTGTCCAACCTGACCCGCCACGAGAAGACATGCAAGACCCTCTTCAAG CTGCTGCAGGAGGAGATTGGCCTGGCTCATCTAGTGGACATGCTCTGTACGGAGGGTTACAACCCCCACGCCAAGCTGCACTACCTGGCTCCTCTGCTGTCCAATCTGACGCAGATGCCCGACGCCAGACGCTTCCTGATGGACAGGGACAG GTGTGTGCTCCAACGCTTGTTGCCCTTCACACAATCTCAGGCGTCGGCGGTGCGGCGCGGCGGAGTCATCGGCGTCCTGCGCAACTGCTGCTTTGACTACG CCAATCACGAGTGGCTCCTCGGCAACCAAGTGGACATCCTTCCCTTTCTGCTGCTTCCACTGGCCGGTCCGGAAGAACTGAGCGAGGAGGAATATGAAG GCCTGCCCGTGGACCTCCAGTACCTGCCGGAGGACAAGAAGAGAGAAGAGGACCCCGACATCAGGAAGATGCTCCTGGAGACGCTCATGCTG CTGGCGGCGACTAAAGATGGCCGACGGACTCTGAAAGACAAGAACGTGTACGTCGTCATGAGGGAGTTCCACCGCTGGGAGAAGGACCCCAAAGTCACCACCGCATGTGAAAAACTGGTGGAG GTGCTGATCGGGGACGAGCCGGAGGAGGGCATGGAGAACCTGCTGGAGGTCGACATCCCGGAGGACGTGCAGGAGAAACTGAAGGCGGCCGACAAGGAGCAGCAGGAGCTGCAGGCCGAAGAGGAGCGCATACGAAAACAACAAGAGGAAGAGCAGACACACACCAGGCAGGAATAA
- the hgh1 gene encoding protein HGH1 homolog isoform X2: MLNDSEAAELLSFLTPATRPDIKGHATSYILGLSANRDGCRFLRTKPDFIAALFALTSDPSIAIAKDCYHILINLSAEETLHQVLLTDIGVVPTLLKNLKDPQYPFSDQICTILSNLTRHEKTCKTLFKLLQEEIGLAHLVDMLCTEGYNPHAKLHYLAPLLSNLTQMPDARRFLMDRDRCVLQRLLPFTQSQASAVRRGGVIGVLRNCCFDYANHEWLLGNQVDILPFLLLPLAGPEELSEEEYEGLPVDLQYLPEDKKREEDPDIRKMLLETLMLLAATKDGRRTLKDKNVYVVMREFHRWEKDPKVTTACEKLVEVLIGDEPEEGMENLLEVDIPEDVQEKLKAADKEQQELQAEEERIRKQQEEEQTHTRQE; encoded by the exons atgTTGAATGATTCCGAGGCCGCCGAGCTGCTCTCCTTCCTGACGCCTGCGACGCGGCCTGACATCAAAGGTCACGCAACCAGCTACATCCTGGGCTTGTCGGCAAACAG aGATGGCTGCCGTTTCCTCCGCACCAAACCCGACTTCATAGCGGCTCTTTTCGCACTGACGTCCGACCCGTCCATCGCCATCGCAAAGGACTGCTACCACATCCTCATCAACCTGTCGGCCGAGGAGACTCTGCACCAG GTGCTGTTGACAGACATTGGTGTGGTCCCCACACTGCTCAAAAACCTCAAGGATCCGCAGTACCCGTTTTCAGACCAGATCTGCACCATCCTGTCCAACCTGACCCGCCACGAGAAGACATGCAAGACCCTCTTCAAG CTGCTGCAGGAGGAGATTGGCCTGGCTCATCTAGTGGACATGCTCTGTACGGAGGGTTACAACCCCCACGCCAAGCTGCACTACCTGGCTCCTCTGCTGTCCAATCTGACGCAGATGCCCGACGCCAGACGCTTCCTGATGGACAGGGACAG GTGTGTGCTCCAACGCTTGTTGCCCTTCACACAATCTCAGGCGTCGGCGGTGCGGCGCGGCGGAGTCATCGGCGTCCTGCGCAACTGCTGCTTTGACTACG CCAATCACGAGTGGCTCCTCGGCAACCAAGTGGACATCCTTCCCTTTCTGCTGCTTCCACTGGCCGGTCCGGAAGAACTGAGCGAGGAGGAATATGAAG GCCTGCCCGTGGACCTCCAGTACCTGCCGGAGGACAAGAAGAGAGAAGAGGACCCCGACATCAGGAAGATGCTCCTGGAGACGCTCATGCTG CTGGCGGCGACTAAAGATGGCCGACGGACTCTGAAAGACAAGAACGTGTACGTCGTCATGAGGGAGTTCCACCGCTGGGAGAAGGACCCCAAAGTCACCACCGCATGTGAAAAACTGGTGGAG GTGCTGATCGGGGACGAGCCGGAGGAGGGCATGGAGAACCTGCTGGAGGTCGACATCCCGGAGGACGTGCAGGAGAAACTGAAGGCGGCCGACAAGGAGCAGCAGGAGCTGCAGGCCGAAGAGGAGCGCATACGAAAACAACAAGAGGAAGAGCAGACACACACCAGGCAGGAATAA
- the LOC144023767 gene encoding uncharacterized protein LOC144023767: MLSRGTWRPEARGEKRKTAGAYLRGRKKPQQQQQQHPDRPAAAATSASSAAAASAAATGSSCSSFSLLRLRPVNVKGKRARGMRAPKNTNQFLMHEKYQMMHMRSDSVGSSDTGGSCSDSESELTDMDSYLGALENARGALPDGAGAQPVRPQPVRPEPVQHEDSMQYFPSEDDLLQSHNFMRRDFAQFCDFLTS, encoded by the coding sequence ATGCTCTCCAGGGGGACGTGGCGGCCAGAAGCCCGCGGCGAGAAGCGCAAGACAGCCGGCGCTTATTTGAGGGGACGTAAGAagccgcagcagcagcagcagcagcatccggatcggcccgccgccgccgccacctccgcctcctccgccgccgccgcctccgccgccgccaccggcaGCAGCTGCAGCTCCTTTTCTTTGCTGCGCCTCCGGCCCGTCAACGTGAAAGGCAAGCGAGCGCGGGGCATGCGCGCCCCCAAGAACACCAACCAGTTCCTCATGCACGAGAAGTACCAGATGATGCACATGCGCTCCGATTCGGTGGGCAGCAGCGACACCGGCGGCAGCTGCTCCGACAGCGAGTCGGAGCTCACCGACATGGACTCGTACCTGGGCGCCCTGGAGAACGCCAGGGGAGCCCTACCGGACGGTGCGGGAGCGCAACCGGTACGACCGCAACCGGTACGACCGGAACCGGTCCAGCACGAGGACAGCATGCAGTACTTCCCGTCCGAGGACGACCTCCTGCAGAGTCACAACTTCATGCGGCGGGACTTTGCGCAGTTCTGTGACTTTCTGACGTCATAA
- the nisch gene encoding nischarin isoform X4: MEAGPFTEELSERKVCVVGSELVENYTVYIIEVLDGEHNWTVKHRYSDFHDLHEKLTAEKKVERHLLPPKKMLGKNSKSLVERRQKELELYLQALLRHFPGATPAPLAAFLHFNLYEINGITAALAEELFHKGEELLCAGEVFALRPLQLHAVSQQLRLAKPTCCNGDAKTDLGHILDFTCRLRYLKICGTRAPVGSSNILESNLPFDLSFFKSLLQIEISECAAQQIGGLSSLRSSLVTLNIHRSTDSMMFVLVPEASEFPQWEAEGSERGSPVTAVVPRWRNLTTLDMSHNAIGAIDGSVKLIRQVEFLDLSHNQLSSVENLQHLYNLAHVDLSYNKLCVLEAAHTRLGNIKTLSLAGNQLERLTGLSKLYSLVHLDLSHNQLARLEEIKNIGSLPCLEKLGLTSNPFCIIPDYRTKVLAQFGERAAEVCLDGQVTTEKELDTVEVLKAIQKAKEVKDRMSSGDKK, translated from the exons ATGGAAGCCGGCCCGTTCACTGAGGAGCTTTCGGAAAGAAAAGTGTGCGTTGTGGGCTCGGAGTTAGTGGAAAACTACACG GTTTACATCATCGAAGTGTTGGACGGCGAGCACAATTGGACGGTGAAGCATCGCTACAGTGACTTTCATGACCTCCATGAGAAG ttgacagcagagaagaaagtggaGCGGCATCTGCTCCCGCCCAAGAAGATGCTGGGCAAGAACTCCAAAAGTCTGGTGGAGCGTCGGCAGAAGGAGCTGGAGCTCTACCTTCAGGCGCTGCTCCGCCACTTCCCGGGGGCCACGCCCGCTCCCCTCGCCGCCTTCCTTCACTTCAACCTCTAC gagatCAACGGCATCACGGCTGCGCTCGCTGAGGAGTTGTTCCATAAAG GCGAAGAGTTGCTGTGTGCCGGCGAGGTGTTCGCCCTGCGGCCGCTGCAGCTTCACGCCGTCTCGCAGCAGCTGCGTCTGGCCAAGCCCACCTGCTGCAACGGCGACGCCAAGACCGACCTGGGGCACATCTTGGACTTCACCTGCAGGCTGCGCTACCTCAAG ATCTGCGGCACCAGAGCTCCAGTCGGAAGCAGCAACATCCTGGAGAGCAATCTGCCTTTTGATCTGTCTTTCTTCAAGTCGCTGCTTCAGATTGAG ATCAGCGAGTGCGCAGCTCAACAAATTGGAGGTTTGTCGTCTCTGAGGTCAAGCCTGGTCACTCTGAACATTCATCGCTCCACGGACAGCATGATG TTCGTCCTCGTACCGGAAGCCAGCGAGTTCCCTCAGTGGGAAGCCGAGGGCTCGGAACGGGGCTCCCCCGTGACCGCCGTGGTGCCGCGCTGGCGAAACCTGACCACGCTGGACATGAGCCACAACGCCATCGGCGCCATCGACGGCTCAGTG AAACTGATCCGTCAGGTGGAGTTTCTCGATCTGAGCCACAACCAGCTTTCCTCGGTGGAAAACCTTCAG cACTTGTACAATTTGGCCCACGTGGATTTGTCCTACAACAAGTTGTGCGTGCTGGAGGCAGCTCACACGCGGCTGGGCAACATCAAGACGCTCAGCCTGGCCGGCAACCAGCTGGAGCGGCTCACGGGCCTCAGCAAGCTCTACTCCCTGGTCCACCTGGACCTCAGCCACAACCAGCTGGCACGA TTGGAGGAAATCAAGAACATCGGCTCGCTGCCGTGCCTGGAGAAGCTCGGCCTGACCTCCAACCCCTTTTGCATCATCCCCGACTACAGAACCAAAGTCCTGGCCCAGTTTGGGGAGCGAGCGGCAGAG GTGTGCCTGGATGGCCAGGTGACCACGGAGAAGGAGTTGGACACGGTGGAAGTGTTGAAAGCCATTCAGAAAGCCAAAGAAGTCAAAGACCGCATGAGCAGCGGCGACAAGAAG TGA
- the nisch gene encoding nischarin isoform X3, whose translation MEAGPFTEELSERKVCVVGSELVENYTVYIIEVLDGEHNWTVKHRYSDFHDLHEKLTAEKKVERHLLPPKKMLGKNSKSLVERRQKELELYLQALLRHFPGATPAPLAAFLHFNLYEINGITAALAEELFHKGEELLCAGEVFALRPLQLHAVSQQLRLAKPTCCNGDAKTDLGHILDFTCRLRYLKICGTRAPVGSSNILESNLPFDLSFFKSLLQIEISECAAQQIGGLSSLRSSLVTLNIHRSTDSMMFVLVPEASEFPQWEAEGSERGSPVTAVVPRWRNLTTLDMSHNAIGAIDGSVKLIRQVEFLDLSHNQLSSVENLQHLYNLAHVDLSYNKLCVLEAAHTRLGNIKTLSLAGNQLERLTGLSKLYSLVHLDLSHNQLARLEEIKNIGSLPCLEKLGLTSNPFCIIPDYRTKVLAQFGERAAEVCLDGQVTTEKELDTVEVLKAIQKAKEVKDRMSSGDKKK comes from the exons ATGGAAGCCGGCCCGTTCACTGAGGAGCTTTCGGAAAGAAAAGTGTGCGTTGTGGGCTCGGAGTTAGTGGAAAACTACACG GTTTACATCATCGAAGTGTTGGACGGCGAGCACAATTGGACGGTGAAGCATCGCTACAGTGACTTTCATGACCTCCATGAGAAG ttgacagcagagaagaaagtggaGCGGCATCTGCTCCCGCCCAAGAAGATGCTGGGCAAGAACTCCAAAAGTCTGGTGGAGCGTCGGCAGAAGGAGCTGGAGCTCTACCTTCAGGCGCTGCTCCGCCACTTCCCGGGGGCCACGCCCGCTCCCCTCGCCGCCTTCCTTCACTTCAACCTCTAC gagatCAACGGCATCACGGCTGCGCTCGCTGAGGAGTTGTTCCATAAAG GCGAAGAGTTGCTGTGTGCCGGCGAGGTGTTCGCCCTGCGGCCGCTGCAGCTTCACGCCGTCTCGCAGCAGCTGCGTCTGGCCAAGCCCACCTGCTGCAACGGCGACGCCAAGACCGACCTGGGGCACATCTTGGACTTCACCTGCAGGCTGCGCTACCTCAAG ATCTGCGGCACCAGAGCTCCAGTCGGAAGCAGCAACATCCTGGAGAGCAATCTGCCTTTTGATCTGTCTTTCTTCAAGTCGCTGCTTCAGATTGAG ATCAGCGAGTGCGCAGCTCAACAAATTGGAGGTTTGTCGTCTCTGAGGTCAAGCCTGGTCACTCTGAACATTCATCGCTCCACGGACAGCATGATG TTCGTCCTCGTACCGGAAGCCAGCGAGTTCCCTCAGTGGGAAGCCGAGGGCTCGGAACGGGGCTCCCCCGTGACCGCCGTGGTGCCGCGCTGGCGAAACCTGACCACGCTGGACATGAGCCACAACGCCATCGGCGCCATCGACGGCTCAGTG AAACTGATCCGTCAGGTGGAGTTTCTCGATCTGAGCCACAACCAGCTTTCCTCGGTGGAAAACCTTCAG cACTTGTACAATTTGGCCCACGTGGATTTGTCCTACAACAAGTTGTGCGTGCTGGAGGCAGCTCACACGCGGCTGGGCAACATCAAGACGCTCAGCCTGGCCGGCAACCAGCTGGAGCGGCTCACGGGCCTCAGCAAGCTCTACTCCCTGGTCCACCTGGACCTCAGCCACAACCAGCTGGCACGA TTGGAGGAAATCAAGAACATCGGCTCGCTGCCGTGCCTGGAGAAGCTCGGCCTGACCTCCAACCCCTTTTGCATCATCCCCGACTACAGAACCAAAGTCCTGGCCCAGTTTGGGGAGCGAGCGGCAGAG GTGTGCCTGGATGGCCAGGTGACCACGGAGAAGGAGTTGGACACGGTGGAAGTGTTGAAAGCCATTCAGAAAGCCAAAGAAGTCAAAGACCGCATGAGCAGCGGCGACAAGAAG AAATGA